AGGCCATATTCGCTCCTTGGTGTTTACGCGGCTCTGGCAAAGCCTGGGGGAATCCGCGCGGAAAATTAGCCGTTGCCGCACGACACGCGCAACGTCCCGGATTTTCCATGACAGACAGGTTTAGAATGTTCTTGTCCAGGGCATACAATAATGGCCGAGCTTGCGGATGGCGGAACTGGACAGATAGCCCACCACGCCAATGCTCATCATGCCGATGACGATCTGCGGGTAGTTCCCGCCGACATAGGACGACCATGTGAGATAGCCCAGGCCGGATTTGCCGGCTATCATCTCTGCGGCGACCACCACTTCCCAGGTGATGCCCATGCCGACCGCCATGCCGGTGAAAATGCTGGGCAGGGTCGCGGGCAGCACAACTTTGCAAAAGATGTCCCAGCGACGCGCCCCCAACGAAATGGCCGCGCGGGTAAGACGGGCATCAATATTCTTGGCGCCGCCGACCACATTGAGCACCACGGTGTAGAATGCGCCCAAAAAGATTACAAAGGTAATGGACATTTCCGTTGTCGGCCAAAAGATGATGGAGATGGGCACCCACGCCAAAGGCGGAATGGGCCGCAATATTTCAAAAGAAGGAAAGACAATGCCGAAAAAGGTACGGCTCGCCGCCATGGTCAGACCCAAGGGAATGCCGACGATTTGTGCAAACAAAAAACCTTTAAACACGCGATAGATACTTGCCATCCAGTTTTGCCAGTACGATGGATCGGCCAGAAGCCCGCCGAGCACCCCTAGAACCTCATGCGGGGCCGGCATAGATTCCAGCATGGGGAACTTTAAGGAGCGTCCTACTTCCCAAATGACGATGAGCGTGGTGATGGAAATGACGCCGCGCTGGAATTCGATGGTTTCCAGCCTGGCCAGCAAGGGAATTTTTTTCTTGCTCATGGCTGCTCCTTTTAAGCGAGCTCGCGCTCACCGGCTTCAAAAGCCTTGTATGCTTCTTCATGCACGGCATTGACGATGAGGCTTTTGAGCTCGCAATACCGTTCGGATGTCTGCACCTTGATGTCGCGGGGGCGAGGGATATCTACGTTGATCATCTGCTTTACACGGCAAGGTCTGGTGGTCATCACAACTACTTTGCTGCCGAGCAGGATCGCCTCTTCCAAATCATGCGTGATAAAAAAAATGGTTTTGCGCACCCGGTCATAAACCCGCAGCAGGAACTCGTGCATAACGCCCTTGGTCACGGCGTCCATGGCACGAAAAGGCTCGTCGAGCAGCAGAACCTTGGGGTCGTTCATGAGCGCGCGGGCGATTTCCACACGGCGCTTCATGCCTGACGAAAGCTCCCCGGGATAACTGTTGGCCGTGGCCTGCAAGCCCAACTCCCCCAAAAGGTCCATGGCCCTCCTGCGTGCCGAAGATTCGTCCTCTCCCTGCACCACAGGGCCGAACGTGGTATTTTCAAGCACGGTGTACCAGGGGAACAGAGCCCCGTTCTGAAAAACCACAATGCGTTCCTTGACGGGGGGCGTTTGTTTGTTGGCAGAGCAGAGAAGCTGGCCGTCCAGATATATCTCGCCCGAAGAAATGTCGTGAAACCCGGCAATGGCATTGAGAAGCGTGGTCTTGCCACAGCCCGAAGGGCCGACGACCATGCAGAACTCACCCGCGTCCAGCTCCAGGGAACAATTGTCTATTGCGCAGACATTGAGACCATCGGGGTCATAAATTTTGGTCACATTACGGATACTGATTTTGCCTTCACTGGACATGACTTACCTCACCGTCCAACGCATGAGCTGATTGCCGACCATGCGGATAATCGCGCTGCAGAAATAGCCAATGAGCCCAAGCGTGGCCATGCCGATAACAATGACGGGATACTGGCTCAGGACATAGGAATCCCAGATCAGGTAGCCAAGGCCGTATTCCCCAGAGAGCATCTCGGCCGCCACCAGCGAAAACCAAGCCACGCCCATACTGATCTGCAACCCCGTGAAGATGAAAGGCAAAGCACCAGGGATAACCACGCGTGTGAACACATTCCGCTCGGAGGCGCCCAAGCACATGGCGGCGCGAAAATAAACCTCGTCGATGGAATCGACGCCCAGCAGAGTGTTCAGTACTGTGGCGAAGAAAGAGGCCAAACAAGCCAGGAATATGATGGGAGCCTCGCGCCCTGAAAACATCAGGATAGCCAGCGGAACCCACGCCATTGTGGGAATAGGGCGCAACAGTTCCAGTACGGGGAAGGCATAATCGCGCACTTTTTTCTTCCAGCCCATAAACAGGCCCAAAGGGACGCCGAGACAAGTGGCAATAGTGAAGCCGGCAAGAATGCGCAGGCAACTCCACATGATATGCATGTAGTATTGCGGCGTGAAAATGGACGTGCCAAAGACTGGATCACGTGATATAAATTCGTTCCAACACAACACGGGCCCAGGCAATTTTTCAAATCGGGGCAATTTGAGCTTTTCCGTGGCCAGCCACCAGAAAAACAGGAACCCTACAGTGCCGATAAGCCCCAGCAGCAGACCTCTTCTCGAATCTTTGTTTGTCAGGCTATGCAGGATCCGAACGGCAATACTGTTCTTTTTCTCCACGGGGACTTCGCCCGCAGACGCGGCGACTTCAAGCATGAACCATCCTCCTCAGGGTGTGTTCAAACATGAACAGGGGCGAGGGGGCGTTGCCGCCCCTCTCGCAATATTGTGCCCGCTATTTGGGCAGATTGGCCGTGGAGATATCCTTGGGCACAATGACGCCCAAGGGCACATGGACATTCAGTTCCTTTGCGGCCTTGACGGCCAGTGAGTCGTCAATGGCGCCGGCGGGCGCATGATCGACGTCGATGATCTTGTTTTTGAAAAGGAAGGTATATGTGCCTTCCAGCAGATTGTGTACGGCAGGCGTGAAAATGTAAGGCTTGGTGTCGCGC
This DNA window, taken from Desulfovibrio sp. 86, encodes the following:
- a CDS encoding ABC transporter permease; protein product: MSKKKIPLLARLETIEFQRGVISITTLIVIWEVGRSLKFPMLESMPAPHEVLGVLGGLLADPSYWQNWMASIYRVFKGFLFAQIVGIPLGLTMAASRTFFGIVFPSFEILRPIPPLAWVPISIIFWPTTEMSITFVIFLGAFYTVVLNVVGGAKNIDARLTRAAISLGARRWDIFCKVVLPATLPSIFTGMAVGMGITWEVVVAAEMIAGKSGLGYLTWSSYVGGNYPQIVIGMMSIGVVGYLSSSAIRKLGHYCMPWTRTF
- a CDS encoding ABC transporter ATP-binding protein, coding for MSSEGKISIRNVTKIYDPDGLNVCAIDNCSLELDAGEFCMVVGPSGCGKTTLLNAIAGFHDISSGEIYLDGQLLCSANKQTPPVKERIVVFQNGALFPWYTVLENTTFGPVVQGEDESSARRRAMDLLGELGLQATANSYPGELSSGMKRRVEIARALMNDPKVLLLDEPFRAMDAVTKGVMHEFLLRVYDRVRKTIFFITHDLEEAILLGSKVVVMTTRPCRVKQMINVDIPRPRDIKVQTSERYCELKSLIVNAVHEEAYKAFEAGERELA
- a CDS encoding ABC transporter permease; the protein is MLEVAASAGEVPVEKKNSIAVRILHSLTNKDSRRGLLLGLIGTVGFLFFWWLATEKLKLPRFEKLPGPVLCWNEFISRDPVFGTSIFTPQYYMHIMWSCLRILAGFTIATCLGVPLGLFMGWKKKVRDYAFPVLELLRPIPTMAWVPLAILMFSGREAPIIFLACLASFFATVLNTLLGVDSIDEVYFRAAMCLGASERNVFTRVVIPGALPFIFTGLQISMGVAWFSLVAAEMLSGEYGLGYLIWDSYVLSQYPVIVIGMATLGLIGYFCSAIIRMVGNQLMRWTVR